One window from the genome of bacterium encodes:
- a CDS encoding N-6 DNA methylase, which produces MSKTSSRKELGDFQTPRELAVECTQVLATIQRGTRRVLEPTCGQGSFMLAAASIFEPSIEMVGVEIQPAHADVARHHLNCSATKDVTWRVEVGDMFRHDLGKLQWEMDGPLLVLGNPPWVTLSDLGAMDSVQIPDRTNLRSVRGIDALTGESNFDVAEYIWMRLLTELRREEPTIALLCKTSVARRVLTLAAHLDLHVAESFLWRIDAKKSFGVAVDACLFAVRLDGASHNYQCHVFDSLDASCPTSTMGLVEGALVADVNAHAASRQFDGSSPVEWRQGVKHDLAAAMELRSDEGGKLHNALGEAVEVEDDWVYPLLKGSDINKGRPPERYVIVTQRSLADETRSLRYTAPKLWGYLQTHAEQFAARKSSIYQNRAAFSMFGIGPYTFAPWKVAVSGLHKTPRFQLVGPSEGTPVLFDDTSYFLPCETAPEAAILLSVMTSEATTLLLKSLLFADTKRPVTKKLLQRVDLAAILRHNRAGIEKDARAALDKVGQHLNAAAIAHAVDQLLQQWGEAHDAPSLFNVIDLATHEPASVH; this is translated from the coding sequence GTGTCCAAGACCTCATCTCGTAAGGAACTCGGCGACTTCCAGACGCCTAGGGAGCTCGCAGTGGAGTGCACTCAAGTTTTGGCGACGATCCAGCGTGGAACGCGCCGGGTACTGGAACCGACATGTGGCCAGGGGAGCTTCATGCTCGCTGCTGCTTCGATTTTTGAGCCATCCATCGAAATGGTGGGAGTAGAGATACAACCTGCCCATGCCGATGTCGCGCGCCACCATCTCAACTGCTCGGCCACCAAAGACGTTACGTGGCGAGTCGAGGTGGGTGACATGTTCCGCCACGACTTGGGCAAGCTCCAATGGGAGATGGATGGGCCACTGCTGGTCCTCGGGAATCCGCCATGGGTCACGTTGTCTGACCTCGGCGCAATGGACTCAGTCCAGATTCCCGATCGCACGAACTTGCGTTCCGTGCGGGGGATCGATGCGCTTACGGGTGAATCGAACTTTGACGTCGCCGAGTACATCTGGATGCGGCTACTTACGGAATTGCGTCGAGAAGAACCGACGATCGCGCTCCTTTGCAAAACCTCCGTCGCACGCCGGGTTCTCACGCTGGCAGCCCACCTGGATCTACATGTGGCTGAATCGTTCCTGTGGCGCATCGACGCAAAGAAGTCGTTCGGGGTAGCAGTTGATGCCTGCCTCTTCGCTGTTCGGCTCGATGGGGCTAGCCACAACTACCAATGCCATGTCTTCGATTCACTAGATGCAAGCTGCCCGACGAGCACCATGGGACTGGTTGAGGGCGCACTTGTCGCTGATGTGAATGCTCACGCTGCATCCCGCCAATTTGACGGTTCGTCGCCAGTCGAGTGGCGACAAGGCGTCAAGCACGACTTGGCAGCTGCCATGGAGCTTCGCTCTGACGAAGGCGGCAAACTCCACAACGCGCTCGGCGAGGCCGTTGAGGTCGAAGACGACTGGGTTTACCCGCTCCTCAAGGGCTCAGACATAAACAAGGGTAGGCCTCCAGAACGCTATGTGATCGTGACTCAGCGGTCGCTCGCAGATGAGACGAGGAGCCTCCGATACACAGCACCCAAGCTCTGGGGCTATTTGCAGACCCACGCGGAACAATTCGCTGCCCGTAAGTCATCGATCTACCAAAACCGAGCGGCTTTCTCAATGTTCGGCATCGGGCCTTACACATTCGCACCATGGAAGGTCGCGGTCTCTGGCCTCCATAAGACCCCTCGGTTCCAGCTCGTAGGTCCAAGCGAGGGTACTCCCGTCCTATTCGACGACACGTCGTACTTCCTGCCGTGCGAGACCGCGCCTGAGGCAGCCATCCTTCTCAGTGTGATGACGAGTGAAGCCACAACCCTCCTCCTCAAGTCGTTGCTGTTCGCTGACACAAAGCGGCCCGTGACAAAGAAGCTTCTGCAGCGCGTAGATCTCGCTGCCATTCTTCGCCACAACCGTGCAGGTATCGAGAAAGACGCGCGTGCCGCTCTTGATAAAGTCGGTCAGCACCTAAATGCTGCGGCGATTGCTCATGCAGTCGACCAACTCTTGCAGCAGTGGGGCGAGGCTCACGATGCACCGTCGCTCTTCAATGTCATCGACCTTGCCACACACGAGCCTGCCAGCGTCCACTGA
- a CDS encoding restriction endonuclease, with product MSSSLELDGLKTAAAEFSESLRGTPIPELFGTTDGKALGTWVEESFNEFLAERYAYEPGNAARGIDFPELEVDLKATFLRQPQSSCPFRDASQKIFGLGYDLLVFVYEKTDTHETQSAAIDVRHALFIDRSRTGDYQTTTGILEILDRGGNVDDLVAFMEDRNLPLDEIGRTALAERVLSEPPTQGYITISNALQWRLQYGHAIANAGGVDGVQDLIS from the coding sequence ATGTCAAGCTCGCTAGAACTTGATGGCTTGAAGACAGCGGCTGCCGAGTTCTCCGAGTCACTTCGCGGCACACCGATTCCCGAATTGTTCGGCACGACAGACGGCAAGGCGCTGGGCACCTGGGTCGAGGAGAGCTTCAACGAGTTCCTCGCAGAGCGGTACGCGTATGAGCCTGGAAACGCGGCTCGCGGAATCGACTTTCCTGAACTGGAAGTTGATCTCAAGGCGACATTTCTCAGACAACCGCAGTCATCGTGCCCGTTTCGCGACGCATCGCAAAAGATCTTCGGGCTGGGCTACGACCTGCTCGTGTTTGTTTACGAAAAAACCGACACCCACGAGACCCAGTCTGCTGCCATCGATGTTCGCCACGCACTGTTCATCGACCGGTCTAGGACCGGCGACTACCAGACGACGACAGGAATCCTTGAGATCCTCGACCGCGGCGGAAATGTCGACGACCTCGTTGCCTTCATGGAAGACCGAAATCTGCCGCTAGACGAAATCGGTCGCACGGCCTTGGCCGAACGAGTTCTCAGCGAACCCCCGACACAGGGTTACATCACAATCAGCAATGCCCTTCAGTGGCGGCTTCAGTATGGCCACGCAATCGCAAACGCAGGAGGGGTCGACGGTGTCCAAGACCTCATCTCGTAA
- a CDS encoding BMP family ABC transporter substrate-binding protein has translation MRKKLIALFALLFCLALVAASCGNDDDSESAPAPAPTEAPAPTEAPEPEPTEAPAPEPTEAPEPEAPMAPSGALISLEEECEAWGGIQAPDGFQVNMVTDIGKVDDGTFNQFAYEGMVGAAECFGIEDTSVIETASEADYDANLSTSASENPDVLITVGFLLGTDTMAAAEENPNINYIGIDQWHPEYPSNYVGVLFNEHEGGFIAGALAASLSQSGVVGVVAGREDVPPVVKFVNGYEAGAKYINPDIQVLSVYNESFTDPAKGASDAQQFIGDGADVIFGAGGPTGSGGIKAAAEAGAWGIGVDQDEYYTTFNGGTAPGSEHLASSAIKRVDLSVFRNIATTIQGTFAGGPFVLTAENLGITYAPFHDAAVSAEAAANVERVRAGLAAGSINTGVCGIDGLFIGEGSLCD, from the coding sequence ATGCGCAAGAAACTCATTGCTTTGTTCGCCCTGCTGTTTTGCCTGGCCCTGGTAGCGGCCAGCTGCGGCAACGACGACGATTCGGAATCGGCTCCAGCGCCCGCGCCTACCGAGGCTCCGGCACCAACCGAAGCGCCGGAGCCTGAGCCCACTGAGGCCCCAGCCCCCGAACCAACCGAAGCGCCGGAGCCTGAGGCGCCAATGGCGCCTTCTGGGGCTTTGATCTCGTTGGAGGAGGAATGCGAAGCGTGGGGCGGCATTCAAGCCCCCGACGGCTTCCAGGTGAACATGGTCACCGACATCGGCAAGGTGGACGACGGCACGTTCAACCAGTTCGCCTACGAGGGCATGGTCGGAGCGGCCGAGTGCTTCGGCATCGAGGACACCAGCGTCATCGAAACCGCATCAGAGGCCGACTACGACGCCAACTTGAGCACCTCGGCCAGCGAGAACCCCGACGTGCTCATCACCGTGGGCTTCCTGCTCGGCACCGACACCATGGCGGCGGCCGAGGAGAACCCCAACATCAACTACATCGGCATCGACCAGTGGCACCCCGAGTACCCGTCCAACTACGTGGGCGTTCTGTTCAACGAGCACGAGGGCGGCTTTATCGCCGGTGCCCTGGCCGCCTCGCTCAGCCAGTCGGGCGTGGTCGGCGTGGTTGCCGGCCGCGAGGACGTACCCCCGGTGGTGAAGTTCGTCAACGGCTACGAGGCCGGTGCCAAGTACATCAACCCCGACATCCAGGTGCTGTCGGTGTACAACGAGAGCTTCACCGATCCGGCCAAGGGCGCGTCTGACGCCCAGCAGTTCATCGGCGACGGCGCTGATGTGATCTTCGGCGCCGGCGGTCCCACCGGCTCCGGCGGCATAAAGGCCGCCGCTGAAGCCGGGGCCTGGGGCATCGGCGTGGACCAGGACGAGTACTACACCACCTTCAACGGCGGTACGGCTCCTGGTTCGGAGCATCTGGCCAGCTCAGCCATCAAGCGGGTTGACCTGTCGGTGTTCCGCAACATCGCCACCACCATCCAAGGCACCTTCGCCGGTGGGCCATTCGTGCTGACCGCCGAGAACTTGGGCATCACTTACGCCCCATTCCACGACGCCGCGGTGAGCGCCGAAGCGGCCGCCAACGTGGAGCGGGTGCGGGCCGGACTGGCCGCCGGCAGCATCAACACCGGTGTGTGCGGCATCGACGGCCTGTTCATAGGCGAAGGCTCCCTCTGCGACTGA
- a CDS encoding SDR family oxidoreductase, producing MTRLAGKTAIVTGAARGTGSVIAQMFRDEGAVVVATDIAEGDGIVKLDVTNEAHWDEVVSGMEQVDVLVNNAAILHMGPIERTSADIYRQVLDVNLVGPFLGMRAVIGPMRAAGGGSIVNISSIDGLIGMNGISAYGASKFGLGGLMRCAALELGRSGIRVNNVCPAGGNPAMYAQWFDQMMAFMDETAAYSDNRGIPGEVPLECIAAAALFLASDESSHITGADLPVDGGAAAGVVIEGLNRLE from the coding sequence ATGACAAGGCTTGCAGGAAAGACAGCCATCGTTACCGGCGCGGCCCGGGGCACGGGTTCGGTGATCGCCCAGATGTTCCGGGACGAAGGGGCAGTGGTGGTGGCCACCGACATTGCCGAGGGCGACGGAATCGTCAAACTCGACGTGACTAACGAGGCCCACTGGGACGAGGTGGTGAGCGGCATGGAGCAGGTGGACGTGCTGGTCAACAACGCGGCCATCTTGCACATGGGACCCATCGAGCGCACCTCAGCCGACATCTACCGCCAAGTGTTGGACGTGAACCTGGTGGGGCCATTCTTGGGTATGCGGGCGGTGATCGGTCCGATGCGAGCGGCCGGGGGCGGTTCGATCGTCAACATCAGCTCCATTGATGGGCTCATCGGCATGAACGGGATTTCCGCCTACGGAGCCAGCAAGTTCGGCCTCGGCGGGCTGATGCGCTGCGCCGCCCTGGAGTTGGGCCGATCCGGCATCCGGGTCAACAACGTGTGTCCCGCGGGCGGCAACCCGGCCATGTACGCCCAGTGGTTTGACCAGATGATGGCGTTTATGGATGAGACGGCGGCCTACTCTGACAATCGGGGCATCCCCGGCGAGGTTCCCTTGGAGTGCATCGCCGCCGCCGCGCTGTTTCTGGCCTCCGACGAGTCTTCCCATATCACCGGGGCCGACTTGCCGGTGGACGGCGGTGCGGCCGCCGGAGTGGTCATCGAGGGCTTGAACCGCCTGGAGTGA
- a CDS encoding ferritin-like domain-containing protein, translating into MAPPVRTDEEIIGRANVNDIDTIIDISRTNSDVTSIIHAVQDNSDALFTWDYAKGARPQLERLYEKAKTSQWNAQTDLDWSIEVDPYEAFSVFSESNFTPEFERDKSRRLPTDNWGDAEWREFSLETFKWRMSQFLHGEQGALLCTAKIVETVPWIDAKYYAATQVVDEARHVEVFGQYIDTKLGDSYPINVHLKMLLDDIINDSRWDMTYLGMQIMVEGLALAAFGFMHQLTPEPLLKQLLRYVMADEARHVAFGVLSLQEFYSELTVAELRERQEFAFEAAVRMRDRFLSQEVWERLGVPVRPMVENFLSLPAEQKPFQNILFSKIVPNCKKLGLLDAGDGWLRRRFEEIHVIEFEDWVDTGEEYEDFQIEEAAAV; encoded by the coding sequence ATGGCTCCACCTGTTCGCACCGACGAGGAAATCATCGGTCGCGCCAACGTCAACGACATCGACACCATCATCGACATCTCTCGAACCAACAGCGACGTCACCTCGATAATCCACGCCGTTCAGGACAACAGCGACGCTCTGTTCACCTGGGACTACGCCAAGGGGGCTCGGCCCCAACTGGAGCGCCTGTACGAGAAGGCCAAGACATCGCAATGGAATGCTCAAACCGACCTGGACTGGTCGATTGAGGTGGACCCCTATGAGGCGTTTTCCGTCTTCTCCGAGTCCAATTTCACTCCCGAGTTCGAGCGCGACAAGAGCCGCCGTCTGCCCACTGACAACTGGGGCGATGCGGAGTGGCGGGAGTTCTCTCTGGAGACCTTCAAATGGCGCATGAGCCAGTTCCTCCACGGCGAGCAGGGGGCCCTGTTGTGTACGGCCAAGATCGTCGAGACCGTTCCGTGGATCGACGCCAAGTACTACGCCGCCACCCAGGTGGTGGACGAGGCCCGACATGTGGAGGTGTTCGGCCAGTACATCGACACCAAGCTGGGCGACTCATATCCGATCAACGTCCACCTCAAGATGCTGCTCGACGACATCATCAACGACAGCCGCTGGGACATGACCTATCTGGGCATGCAGATCATGGTGGAGGGCCTGGCCCTGGCCGCCTTCGGCTTCATGCATCAGCTCACCCCCGAGCCGCTGCTCAAGCAGCTCCTCCGCTATGTGATGGCCGATGAGGCCCGCCATGTGGCCTTCGGCGTGCTCAGCCTCCAGGAGTTCTACAGCGAGCTGACTGTGGCCGAGCTGCGAGAGCGCCAGGAGTTTGCGTTCGAGGCTGCGGTGCGGATGCGCGACCGGTTCTTGTCCCAAGAGGTGTGGGAGCGCTTGGGCGTGCCGGTGCGGCCCATGGTGGAGAACTTCCTGTCGTTGCCCGCCGAACAGAAGCCGTTCCAGAACATCCTGTTCTCCAAGATCGTGCCCAACTGCAAGAAGCTGGGACTGTTAGATGCCGGCGACGGCTGGCTGCGCCGCCGCTTTGAGGAGATCCACGTCATCGAGTTCGAAGACTGGGTGGACACCGGCGAAGAATACGAGGACTTCCAGATCGAGGAGGCCGCTGCGGTCTGA
- a CDS encoding DUF393 domain-containing protein, giving the protein MGGSPMPGATAEPRSPLSTPPDEATGPNPFPSPLSAGTLIYDGDCGFCTATARWVERRLSSDYLVVPSQQTDLAALGLSDDDVTRSAWWIDPDGTRFDEHRCIAKSLRAMRAPWPALGRLLTLGPISPLAGWTYRLVANNRYRIRWPGTTKCDR; this is encoded by the coding sequence ATGGGCGGAAGCCCAATGCCGGGCGCAACAGCTGAACCGAGATCTCCCCTGTCAACGCCGCCGGACGAAGCAACTGGACCCAACCCTTTCCCTTCGCCCCTCTCTGCGGGCACGCTGATCTACGACGGCGACTGCGGGTTCTGCACCGCGACCGCCCGCTGGGTCGAGCGTCGGCTGAGCAGCGATTACCTGGTGGTCCCCTCCCAGCAAACCGACCTGGCCGCCCTCGGACTCTCCGACGACGACGTGACTCGCTCTGCCTGGTGGATCGACCCCGACGGCACCCGCTTCGACGAGCACCGTTGCATCGCCAAATCCTTACGGGCCATGCGCGCCCCTTGGCCCGCGCTGGGCCGCCTGCTCACCTTGGGCCCAATCAGCCCGCTCGCTGGCTGGACTTATCGCCTGGTGGCCAACAACCGCTATCGCATCCGCTGGCCGGGCACAACGAAGTGCGATCGGTAG
- the ychF gene encoding redox-regulated ATPase YchF yields the protein MERFGFVGLPNSGKSSLYNALIGSDVLAAPYAFATTDSNVGVAKVVDPRLDAIAQLSGSRTVTPASVQFTDIGGLVEGASRGEGLGNRFLAGIREVDAVVYVLRAFAHPDVPGPTDPLEHLRVLEIELTLADLESVENRLVKRRKSAVQDRSLAGEVAALEAAADVLGEGIPIYRSDLASSQRADLRESFLLTNRPVLAVVNIGEDQLDDAESVIEPVAVELDGRAGVMAVCVQLEAEASQLSAEERAEMLQGLGLGEGALGRFTHAAYDLLGLRTFFTTGDKETRAWTFRMGATAPEAAGRIHTDFQRGFIRADVIGWQELLEAGGWTKSKELGVMRTEGRDYPVADGDVMEIRFNV from the coding sequence GTGGAACGCTTCGGGTTCGTCGGTCTGCCCAACTCCGGCAAGTCTTCCCTATACAACGCCTTGATCGGGTCAGACGTGCTGGCCGCCCCCTACGCTTTCGCCACCACCGACTCCAACGTAGGCGTGGCCAAGGTTGTGGATCCCCGCCTTGATGCCATAGCCCAGCTAAGCGGCTCCCGCACCGTGACGCCGGCCAGCGTGCAGTTCACCGATATCGGGGGTCTGGTGGAGGGGGCCAGCCGGGGCGAGGGGCTGGGTAACCGCTTTCTGGCCGGCATCCGTGAGGTGGACGCGGTGGTGTACGTGCTCCGAGCCTTTGCCCACCCCGACGTGCCCGGGCCCACCGACCCCTTGGAGCACCTGCGGGTGCTGGAGATCGAGTTGACGCTGGCCGACTTGGAGTCGGTTGAGAACCGGCTGGTCAAGCGGCGCAAGTCTGCGGTCCAAGACCGCTCGCTGGCCGGGGAAGTGGCTGCTTTGGAAGCCGCCGCCGACGTGCTGGGCGAGGGTATCCCCATCTACCGCAGCGATTTGGCTTCCAGCCAGCGGGCCGACCTGCGGGAGAGCTTCCTGCTCACCAATCGCCCGGTGCTGGCGGTGGTCAACATCGGGGAGGACCAGCTTGACGACGCCGAATCTGTGATCGAACCGGTGGCCGTCGAGCTTGACGGCCGGGCTGGGGTAATGGCGGTGTGCGTGCAGCTCGAAGCCGAAGCCTCCCAGCTCTCCGCTGAGGAACGGGCCGAGATGCTCCAGGGACTGGGCTTGGGCGAGGGGGCCTTGGGCCGGTTCACCCATGCGGCCTACGACCTATTGGGCTTGCGGACCTTCTTCACCACTGGCGACAAGGAGACCCGGGCTTGGACCTTCCGCATGGGGGCCACTGCCCCCGAAGCTGCGGGCCGGATCCACACCGACTTCCAGAGAGGGTTCATCCGGGCCGACGTGATTGGCTGGCAGGAGCTGCTGGAAGCGGGCGGCTGGACCAAATCCAAGGAACTGGGCGTGATGCGCACCGAGGGCCGCGACTACCCGGTGGCCGACGGCGACGTGATGGAGATCCGCTTCAACGTCTAA
- a CDS encoding DUF192 domain-containing protein: MAWLVCNDRVLATVEIATGWRERALGLLGRDEFDKALLLRPAFSVHTLGMRFPIDVAYLDRDLVVLKAATMGRFRIGLPVWRARAVLEAEAGSFARWGLKPGDHLQVRQTASEWG, translated from the coding sequence ATGGCGTGGCTCGTCTGCAACGACCGGGTGCTGGCCACCGTGGAGATCGCCACGGGATGGCGGGAGCGGGCCCTTGGGCTGTTGGGCCGAGACGAGTTCGACAAAGCACTGCTGCTCCGTCCGGCGTTCTCGGTGCATACCTTGGGTATGCGCTTTCCCATTGACGTGGCTTACCTGGACCGCGATCTCGTTGTGTTGAAGGCGGCCACCATGGGCCGCTTTCGGATCGGCCTGCCGGTGTGGCGAGCCCGGGCAGTGCTGGAAGCTGAGGCCGGTTCGTTTGCCCGCTGGGGCCTAAAGCCCGGCGATCACCTGCAAGTGCGGCAAACTGCTAGTGAGTGGGGTTGA
- the rsmI gene encoding 16S rRNA (cytidine(1402)-2'-O)-methyltransferase: protein MAGRLVLVATPIGNLGDLSPRAVEALADADVVACEDTRRTGKLLAHAGVNAPRLLVVNEHTEKASAAEIAKLIVAGNMVALVTDAGTPAVSDPGAKVVQAVLKVGAEVEAVPGPSAALSALVVSGLPTGRFCFEGFLPKKGRHRTDRLHALSVEPRTMVLFEAPHRLARTLGDLASALGGDRDVAIVREQTKLHEEVWRGAMADAVARVGESEPRGEYVLVVAGCPDPPPPSAPQIQEALEERLAEGLSRRDAAAAVAADLGVSRRAVYQISLKD, encoded by the coding sequence ATGGCTGGAAGGTTGGTTTTGGTTGCCACCCCGATCGGCAATCTGGGCGACCTGTCTCCGAGAGCGGTGGAGGCATTAGCCGACGCTGACGTGGTGGCCTGTGAGGACACTCGCCGCACCGGAAAACTGCTTGCCCATGCCGGGGTGAACGCGCCCCGCCTGCTGGTGGTCAACGAGCACACCGAAAAGGCCAGTGCGGCCGAGATCGCCAAACTGATCGTCGCCGGGAACATGGTGGCCCTGGTCACCGATGCCGGCACCCCGGCGGTCTCCGATCCGGGTGCCAAGGTGGTGCAGGCGGTGCTCAAGGTCGGAGCCGAGGTGGAGGCCGTGCCCGGACCGTCGGCCGCCTTGTCTGCCCTGGTGGTGAGCGGCCTGCCCACGGGGCGCTTTTGCTTTGAGGGATTTCTGCCCAAGAAGGGGCGCCATCGCACCGATCGCCTCCACGCGCTGTCAGTCGAGCCTCGCACCATGGTGCTGTTTGAAGCGCCCCACCGGCTGGCCCGCACTTTGGGCGACTTGGCCTCAGCGCTGGGCGGTGATCGGGACGTCGCCATCGTGCGGGAGCAGACCAAGCTGCACGAGGAGGTTTGGCGCGGCGCTATGGCCGATGCAGTTGCCCGGGTTGGCGAGTCAGAGCCCCGCGGCGAATATGTGCTGGTGGTGGCTGGCTGCCCCGACCCGCCTCCGCCCTCAGCACCTCAGATTCAGGAGGCTCTCGAGGAGAGGTTGGCCGAAGGATTGTCTCGACGGGATGCGGCCGCCGCGGTGGCCGCCGACCTCGGAGTGTCCCGACGAGCCGTGTACCAGATCAGTCTGAAAGACTGA
- a CDS encoding VOC family protein, with the protein MSDVKPIPDDYPRVTPYLCVDGAAAAIDFMVEVFDATERMRISAPGGMIGHAEVAIGDSLIMVSDEYPEMGVIGPKTIGGTAVTISVYVEDVDATYAKAVAAGATAERPVETHFYGDRSGMFVDPFGHRWNVSTHVEDVPSDELARRSAEWFGE; encoded by the coding sequence ATGAGCGACGTCAAACCCATTCCCGACGACTACCCCCGCGTCACCCCCTACCTGTGTGTGGATGGCGCAGCCGCGGCCATCGACTTCATGGTCGAGGTGTTCGACGCCACCGAGCGGATGCGGATTTCTGCCCCCGGAGGAATGATCGGCCATGCTGAGGTGGCCATCGGCGACAGCCTCATCATGGTGTCCGACGAATACCCCGAGATGGGGGTGATCGGACCCAAGACCATCGGTGGCACTGCGGTCACCATCAGCGTGTATGTGGAGGACGTCGACGCCACCTATGCCAAGGCCGTCGCAGCCGGGGCCACTGCCGAACGACCGGTGGAGACCCATTTCTACGGTGACCGCAGCGGGATGTTCGTCGACCCATTCGGCCACCGCTGGAACGTGTCCACCCATGTGGAAGACGTGCCCTCCGACGAGTTGGCCCGCCGCTCGGCCGAGTGGTTCGGGGAGTAA
- the metG gene encoding methionine--tRNA ligase, translating into MSRYFLTTPIFYVNDAPHIGHAYTVLNGDAVTRWHRLLGEDVFYLTGTDEHGLKVQRAAEANGLSPLEQADDTSQRFREAWAELGVANDEFIRTTEPRHHQAVQTLMQRAYDNGYIYSAVYDGWYSVSDEAYVSEEDVTEEDIESGRVERMTEENYFFKLSEFEEPLLKWFESNPQNITPEGYRNEALGIIRGGLRDISITRTSIDWGIPVPWAEGHVFYVWYDALTNYATAAGYGNDDERFAQWWPSVHHLLGKDIIRFHCVYWPAMLLAAGVEDLPRYHVHGWLLVGGEKMSKSAFNQISPTDLINDFGVDGFRYSLLRDTPFGPDSEVSHEALQHRYNTDLANNFGNLLQRSSTLVHSKCGGIGPAPDPDHPLADIAAEVYADAAAAWDRFQPSVALEATWRLIRDTNEYLQATEPWKMEPGPLVNTVLGNALEALRIVCVLASPAIPTSCEAAWTRLGLDGSPLDQRLPEAAVWGQYPGGLPVAQGDPLFPRLKG; encoded by the coding sequence GTGTCGCGCTATTTCTTGACAACCCCGATCTTCTACGTCAACGACGCGCCCCACATCGGCCACGCCTACACCGTGCTCAACGGTGATGCCGTCACCCGCTGGCACCGGCTCTTGGGCGAGGACGTCTTCTACTTGACCGGCACCGACGAGCACGGCCTCAAAGTGCAGCGGGCGGCGGAGGCCAACGGTCTGTCGCCATTGGAACAGGCCGACGACACCAGCCAGCGCTTCCGGGAAGCGTGGGCCGAACTTGGGGTGGCCAACGACGAGTTCATCCGTACCACCGAGCCCCGCCATCACCAGGCCGTGCAGACACTCATGCAGCGGGCCTACGACAACGGCTATATCTACTCGGCGGTCTACGACGGCTGGTATTCGGTATCCGACGAGGCCTACGTGTCAGAAGAAGACGTGACGGAGGAGGACATCGAGTCGGGCCGAGTAGAGCGGATGACCGAGGAGAACTACTTCTTCAAGCTCTCCGAGTTCGAAGAGCCGCTGTTGAAGTGGTTCGAGTCCAACCCCCAGAACATCACCCCCGAGGGCTACCGCAACGAAGCGTTGGGGATCATCCGGGGCGGCTTGCGGGACATCTCCATCACCCGCACATCCATCGACTGGGGCATCCCGGTGCCCTGGGCCGAGGGCCATGTTTTCTACGTGTGGTACGACGCGCTGACCAATTACGCCACCGCGGCGGGCTATGGGAACGACGATGAGCGGTTTGCCCAGTGGTGGCCGTCAGTGCATCACCTGCTGGGCAAGGACATCATCCGCTTCCACTGCGTGTATTGGCCGGCTATGCTGCTGGCCGCCGGTGTTGAGGATCTGCCCCGCTACCACGTCCACGGCTGGCTGCTGGTGGGCGGGGAGAAGATGTCGAAGTCGGCGTTCAACCAGATCTCTCCCACCGACCTCATCAACGACTTCGGCGTGGACGGCTTCCGCTACTCCCTGCTTCGGGACACACCTTTCGGCCCCGACAGCGAGGTCAGCCATGAGGCCCTCCAGCACCGCTACAACACCGATCTGGCCAACAACTTCGGCAACCTGTTGCAGCGGTCGTCCACGCTGGTTCACAGCAAGTGCGGCGGAATCGGCCCGGCCCCCGACCCCGACCACCCGCTGGCCGACATCGCCGCTGAGGTGTACGCCGATGCTGCCGCGGCCTGGGACCGATTCCAGCCGTCGGTAGCGCTGGAGGCCACCTGGCGGCTCATACGCGACACCAATGAGTACTTGCAGGCCACCGAGCCGTGGAAGATGGAGCCGGGCCCCTTGGTGAACACGGTGCTGGGCAACGCCCTGGAGGCCCTGCGCATCGTGTGCGTGCTGGCCAGCCCGGCCATTCCCACCTCTTGTGAGGCAGCCTGGACCCGCCTTGGCTTGGACGGATCTCCCCTCGACCAGCGGCTGCCCGAGGCCGCGGTGTGGGGGCAGTATCCCGGAGGTCTACCGGTGGCCCAAGGCGATCCGTTGTTTCCCCGCCTCAAAGGCTGA